The DNA sequence ACAGTTACAATTCAATCAATAAATCATTTGGATTTTGAAGGTAAATATTTTATTAATCAGGCTATTATATTTTGACAATTCGTAAATTCAGGTTATTTTGAAATACATTTTAAAACGCAATTTAGTGGTGATTGGATTTTAGTGTGGATTGATTGTGTAGATTAGGAGAGCCGTTTCAAGTATTTGCTTGAAACGGTTTCTCCTTTTATACTGAATACTGTGCTTAACTCCTTTGCAAAAAAAAAATGCTTTACCAACCTAATTTTTGCCGTGTAACCGATCTGTTTTTGCTCATAAAATTATAGATTTGAAATGCAATTTTAAGTTCACTACTGAATCATTAGGTACAATCTTTTACTCGGGGTGTAGCGCAGCTTGGTAGCGCGCGTCGTTCGGGACGACGAGGTCGTCGGTTCAAATCCGGCTACCCCGACCAAATAAAAATCAAAACAAAAACCTCTCAAATACATCGACTTGAGAGGTTTTTACTTTTCCGATAAATTATCTGGATTCGGATTACCTTAAAAGTGCAGTAGCACACCACAAAAGAGGAGCTTGTCCATGAAGGTCGCCAACAATGCGCTTTCGTTGCATGTAATGATTTCTATCGTTTTGAATGTTGGTTCCCTCACACACTTCAGTAAGTTCATCGTTGGCATTAATGTAATTGGTTAATGCCAACCAGCCATTTCGAGCTGCTGTTCCATACGTTTTCTGGTCGAGCCAGCCATTTTTCACACCAGTAATCATGGCGTAGGTAAACATGGCCGTTCCTGAAGTTTCTTTCCAGGCTTCCGGGTCGTCAATAATTTGTCGCCACATTCCATCTGTTTCCTGATATTTCAATAAGGCAGCCATCATTTTATGATAGCCTTCCATGATGCGATTTCGGTTTGGATTGTCATTGGGTAATATTCGAAGGATTTCAGCCATACCAACAGCCATCCAACCATTTCCTCGTCCCCAGCTGAAATGTGCATCCGGCGAATGGTAAAACAAACCGTTTGCCAATTGTATTTTATCGAGGTAAAGTACCATTTCCTTGGCTGCCCGATCGATGTATTTGAGGTCGCCGGTTGCCCGGTAAGCCTGTGCCTGAACGGCGGTAATCATGAACATATCATCAATCCAGATTCGTGTTTGCCATGAATATCCTTGCGAAGCAAAGTCTTTTTGTTCTGACTTCGCATCTTCAGGCAATGTCCATTGTGTATCGGCATATTTCAGACCCAGATCAAGGTACTTCTGTTGTTTGGTTTTTAGATACAATTCAAGCGGAACGGATCCAAACACGTTGTTATCTACATGATTTGGTTTGGGTAGAAGATTTGCTTCTCCATCAAATAACGGAGTAAAACGACCTTCGAAACGATTAAAAAGAGCATCATTTTGGGTTACTTCGGCAAACCACATCCCTCCAAGCCATGT is a window from the Aquipluma nitroreducens genome containing:
- a CDS encoding glycoside hydrolase family 88/105 protein, which produces MKKSLLLVLLLFVVFGLNAKSKEYDLKHWPNGKSPIEIGTRIAEKFLKTAHSKYGNTHPATPPTQITYPDVCTWLGGMWFAEVTQNDALFNRFEGRFTPLFDGEANLLPKPNHVDNNVFGSVPLELYLKTKQQKYLDLGLKYADTQWTLPEDAKSEQKDFASQGYSWQTRIWIDDMFMITAVQAQAYRATGDLKYIDRAAKEMVLYLDKIQLANGLFYHSPDAHFSWGRGNGWMAVGMAEILRILPNDNPNRNRIMEGYHKMMAALLKYQETDGMWRQIIDDPEAWKETSGTAMFTYAMITGVKNGWLDQKTYGTAARNGWLALTNYINANDELTEVCEGTNIQNDRNHYMQRKRIVGDLHGQAPLLWCATALLR